Genomic window (Arachis hypogaea cultivar Tifrunner chromosome 13, arahy.Tifrunner.gnm2.J5K5, whole genome shotgun sequence):
ggtagttagggtgttacacgacgcttacgcgtcgattgtCCCTGCTGCcttccatgcgcacgcgtgggcgacgcttacgcgtcgcctcACGCCCtgtttcttctcctttctatttctatcctcttctctcttccttttcttttcttcttctttcttctctcctttcttcttctgtcctcttcctttcttactttcttcttctccctctctttaaaattttacttttcattttcttttgtttattgtattttcttattttcattcgttgcattttaattttatttttatagcttgttcttattttcttttctaaatttcttattttaataatggtgttgaattctcctactcaattgttgagaatttcttggttagttttggtgcttcttgacttgtttgtatTGTTGAGTGATGAAATTTTTAAGTCAATTCTCAACCTTTGATGACTCTTttgttctttgtgcattgatatgaactcataatgtctttcatgacctactttttcttgtttgaacttgatgcttaaCATGCTCTTCATGTTTTTCACTTatactttgactttactcttgcatcaagtattagttgatatgccctttgcctatattgctctctcacttacatgcgtagctaacatgtagtgagaaccctactcttatttggcattaacccccgCCTATATTCTATTTGCTTTAATATCTTTGTTGTGGACTtaacttctttctttttctctctttttaggctggccaccaagaggaaaagaaaaagcttctaaatggggcaacaaacaagtccaccGGCACAATCCTTTGAGgaagctcatcagttgtagcaacccatccaccttgctcttctttgcatgcaccgacgacggtgcaatcttcaagtgtggggaggtcgtccgaccgatctctgTGGGTAACCACTTcctctttcaacaccaattcttaatcttcttttttagttagttgttacattgcatgataggttgcatgatagttagaatttgtatatattttaccacttctttttatgattaggactacttggttagggtgatgatttcttttccaagaaaccatttttagggcaccctaccaatttgaaaaaaaaaattttgttgaacttggttgaagaatttattttggaacatggtttttgagctaagaacacaagcatatgagttttgagcccaattgtgtggttacatcatataaccacttatttccattcttatgtgcattattctctctctatgattgcaatccttgatttgtttgattctttatatccattattctatgtatacatgcatttatatgattgaggccatcatttcatttagctcacttacccaaatagcctacctttcatcaaccattgttagccaattttgagcctatttaatcccttttgttcttaattttagcacatcactacctctaagtgaaaaataataaatgtcccttaatttagatctttaattatcttaggctagtgagagtatgTATCATTTGGGGTATAAAAAACTTGGGaatattggttgaggtaaaagtatattttgtacttttgttgaaaatcatgggattgggtacatattcatgcattaggTACAtcaaccatatgcattgatacgttgtATACActttagaaaaaaatgataaagaaaaaaaaaatatatgtaaaagaaaaggaaaaaaaagataaaaagaaaatacaataaaaaggggacaaaaatgtcccaaagtaaagtaacaataacaatgcatatgggatgtgaattaaagaagaatgcatgagtgtgtggaaaaaaaaagtgggaatcatgggtagctaggttgtgtattagaattgtataggttgttatatgtgtttggtgagagcttaggttaatcaaagattcaaatttcaagctcacttgaccatatataatcttaccttgaccctagccccattacaacctatgaataagtcctcatgataaataTATGCAtatattgaataattgttgattgttagatgaaaaataaatcctggaaagcatgattagaagagaattgagcaaatcaaccctatacacttgagcgattagagcggatacacttccggtgagggttcgatgctcaattccttgttcccggctttcatgagctttcttcttgcaagtctatttgaactttattttgatatttgaattggtaggatccACAAATCATCATACTACTTTAGTcctacttgttcatatatgttctggagattgatttacttttaaccaagtaagtagaatcattttgcatttagttgcattcatatagataggtgcatttagtttatttgcattgaataaatgttcataccccttttcttgtctttcttggtttagcatgaggacatgtttggtttaagtgtggggaggtttgataaaccccaattttgtggtttatcttgtgttgattttaggggattttatcatcttttctcacatttattcaatgaaatggcatggttttgtgaatttctcctaatttgagcttaagagtaaaaacatgctttttaggcctttaaattgctaattttaattcactttgattccattcgatgccttgatatgtttattaagtgatttcaggattagaaggtaaagattgggttgaaggaatgaagaaaaagcatgcaaaaatggagaattcatgaagaaatgaggatctGCTGAACTGAAGGCCACGCGCACgtatcacccacgcgtacgcgtgagaagaagatttgccagcgacgcgtacgcgtcacccacgcgcacgcctGACCAGAGAATTATcaagcgacgcgcacgtgtcatccacgcgcacgcgtgatgttggtcacgtgactcacttaaaggcaaaatactgggggcgatttttgagctcaaggaggcccaaatccaactcatttctgatgctaacGAACCCAAGGATGGCAAGGAAATGGGAGGAGAAAAGTCATAgtgtagttttcatcatgttgtagttagaattctagagagagaagctctcccttctctctagaatttagggtagtttaggtttaattctcttagatccaacttccaattcttgttttttatttagtttttcccttttaatttcttgttgttacttcttcattcttctagttttacttgtcatttcctttattttgttgcttttatgttcatgcactcttgtggatttaattttcctttaatgcaatttcatgttttcatgtcctttttatgtttatcttaattgctattgttgatttcttgcttgtgttagttgtagcttttattaattcttgcattttatgatgtttacttttattgcactctaggtgtttgttgaaatattttctctagtttttgagtagttttctttactcttggcctaggctaagggagttgagtgaccttgagtcattgggtctcaacgaattggtgatttgagaaccctatgtggtcaatttgataaccactgactctagcctactactaagttaattagtagctagattaggacttatggattgatgttgatcaagcctatttgacgtacttaatGCGTTGAGGTAGACATTAtacttacttcaagcatagaagtagactaaatgggttggtccctcataattgttaatatatggtttgtagacaagcaTGGTGAtatcaattcccatgcctagccaagagttctttccctttcttttattaatatttgtcatttactttcttgttattatatttttttgtcaattacaaatcaaacccccttgttcttcatagccaataattgatcacttcattgcaattccttgtgagacgactcgatgtttgaatacttcggttaattttcattggggtttgtacttgtgtcaacgaaaacaattaaaatttgatgtgagagttatttgttggtttgaagctatgcttacaacgaagttcttatttctattaaGAGAAATTTTAGACCGACAATAATCCTCTATCACATACATATAAACATAACAAATGAACAACAACATATATCAAATTATTATCTAAAAAATTTGTTATCAAATAACAAGAATTACAACAAATCTGTTctcaaacaataacaacaaattatAGTAACAAATATTCATTGTACCCGCCATAAAAAATTAGGACCAGcaacaaattattatctaattaaaaattaggaCCAACAAATCAGTAACAATGACAATAAATTTAACTCAACAACAAATTAAGGCCAGTACAGAATCATCAACAATAGAAACACTGAAGTATAGAACCAGCAACAacaaattttattctaaaaactGGTGAATATATTGACCTCCAAATAAGACATTGTTGAGTTGTAGGAAATGACTTGATGACGGCATGAGATTCTTGGCAGATTGGAGACGGCACGAGGTTTTTGACGACAAAGAGGGCTGTTTAATAGCGAGGGCTTCTTGGCAACGCCGTGACAGAGGGGTGCTTGGTGACAGCGCGGGCTTCTTGGTGACGACGCAAACTACTTGACAACGAAGAGGGATGCTCATTTACAACGGTGATGAAGATTGGACAATGATTCTCTCTGCTACAATTGCGAGGGAGAAGAATGTTGTAGTTGGGACTCGCAACAGCGCGACGAAAAACGCACCACCATTGCGAATTGCATGAGAATGGTGGGGGGTAGGAGAAGAGCACCGAATATGGAAGAGGAGGGAAGGAGGCGCTATGGAGGAGAAtggagggagggagagagggagattctgagaTTTAAAAGAGGAGAAACAAGGGAGGGAGGCGCTGCATCCGACGTGAGTGAGTCACTCACTTAGGGTTATGGATTTTGATGTTATGTTAAaggataaaatagtaaaaatattggCACTATATGTTACCCTTGATTCGGTTTGGTTCGATTCGTTTTTTTTATTAAACCAACTGAAAACCGAATCAAATCGATCGATTttattggaaaaacaaaaaaaaatgattttttttgcttttcaaaTCGATTGTTGTAAATTTTAGTTCGATTTTACGGTCTTTTTCGGTCTAGTTCAATAACTTACACCTCTAGTATAGGAATaaatgaaaaatgaattttatttgtcatttatttCTTAGATATTATCTATTGTTTTTTCTACTTGATcaagtattaaaattttatcatgTGAGGAATTTGAAAGAGAAATATGGCCGTGTATTGTGGAAAAGAATttagataaattttatattttatttctctttatttttatgtataaccATCATACATATCTCTAGGTTAATTTACCATGTGGTAAATGAACTTGTGGTGAGTAGTGAATTAGAAAAGGAGAAGGAATGTAGTTagggataaaagtgaaaaaatatgTGGTTAAGAATTAGTCTTGAAGGATAATTACTAAAAGTAATAATTatttgattacttgttttgctgTATCAGATAAAACAGATAATCAAATCGGTAGGAATACTACTAGTATCATCTATTATCTCAACtctaaaatatttctaaaattttttggtAAAGTTAAACGGATCAAagaatactaataaaaaatttttacgaGATAAATTTAGACTTGTTAAttaaatgttataattaaaaagaattttttttgtcttatataaaaattattattttaatattttttaattttttatacggACTCGTCTTATTAATACGAGTTAAATCATAGTTCTCAAATTTTACAAATTCTACTCgtagaaaattcaaaaaattatattacaaaaaattgGATTCTTACAAACTATATGTGAGTTTCTACGTACACTAATAGTAATgcttttaaagacaaaaaaatattagagtatTAATTTatccttctaattattttttaatttttaaataaaaaactttaaaatttttatcgtttgaatgttttcaaaaaaataatatattttgaatttttacttatttaaatattaGAAGATAATTAAGAAGATGAATTAGCACTCCTAATCATCCTCTTTAAAGACATtggtttattttataaatttcttttgGTATGATATTTATTATGTGATAATTATATTCAAGAAGTAACTATATTTTCTGATAATAattgttatatttattttgtggttAGAATGAAATGACAAAAAAGGGGCAGAGGAACGTGTATGGAGTTGGAGCCAGCAATTGTGATTTGAgattttgaggtgaaaagaaaagGAGAGAATCATAAAGTGGTGGCTACCGTTAATCCAATAGTATTCATTCCTTGTCCACACTCTAAGCAGGTGATGAGTGATGATCGCAGCATGCAGAACTTGTTGTTGTTCAACCTCAACGACAACCACCACCAGCTTTGGAGCTCCAACGACCTTATCCCTATCCAGATCGGCCGCATTCCTATCTCTCAGCTTCAACCTTCTTCGCAGCAAGAGCATTGCTGTTTCTTCAACACCTTCCGTACGCTGCAGAAGCCACTTCAGCAATGATAGTGGAAATGGAGGTGGAGGAGGAGGTGACACTGACACAGAGGTCAACTGCGAGGTCCATGTGGTTTCATGGAGGGAACGCAGAGTTAAGGCTTCCATTTCCATTGATGCTGACATTGAATCCGTTTGGAAGGCTCTTACTGATTATGAGCATCTTGCTGATTTCATACCAAATCTTGTTTGGAGGTAAGTCATTACTACTAATTATGTAGTCAAGCTTTTCTATTTTTGCTGTAAGAATATTAACAAAAAACACGAATGATTGTGGAATGGAATGGTGTGGTAGAGGTAGTAGGGACTAAGGACAGGCTCGCTTATGCCATACCTGTTTGTTAATGTTACCTCTGCGGCTTTGTCCAATTGCTTGAAGTTTCTAGATCCATTGCTAGTAACACTAATGTGCATTTTATTGTTGGTAGTGGACAAATTCCTTGTCCGTTCCCCGGACGAATATGGTTAGAGCAGAGAGGGTTTCAGAGGGCAATGTATTGGCACATTGAAGCTCGTGTTGTGTTGGATCTTCAGGAATTCTTCAATTCTGTAAGCATCCATAAATCCTGGTAACTTTTTGGCTATTATGTGATCCAGTTACTACATATTTGTATTTAGTAATGAATTATATTTATAAGTCATAGATAGGTATCAAGCAAGCCATTGCGTAGCTTGATTGGAAGGAATTTGAAAATTCATAAGTGGAAAACACATCctcaaaaaatattttccaaGCAAAGTATGCATACATTGCATATTGAATAGATTAGTCAGAAAATAATCGAATGTTACCAAAGAGGGATAGAACTTTGTATGTCCTGATACTTCCTATTCTTTTGACGATACTTCAGACATGGGATCGAGAACTTCGCTTTTCCATGGTTGATGGAGACTTTAAGAAGTTTGAGGGCAAATGGTCCTTAAAATGTGGAACAAGGTAGAATCTGCACCTCtgaatgaaaaatatataaacagGCTTGCATAATAAAGTTATATTGTAATCTTACTTCTGGTTCTGAAGTCATTGGAAGCTCTAAGGTTGCATCAATGTTCAGTACAAACAAGCATGAATTTTTATGTCATGgcacttaaaatttgaatcttggaTGAAGTGGCTTTATCTTTTGCCTTTATCTGAAGATCTATGATTCCCCCAATCTTGAAGCTTTTACAAGAAGCTCATACATCATTCAGTAGAATAGCATCATTGCAATTGGCAATGCATTTTGAACTTGAATATGTTCTACTTCTGTATAGATGAAAATGCTATAGTATGGGGAGAGGGAAGAAAAAATACTAACTTACTATACGTAACACTGCAGCTTTTGTATCCTATATTTGTTTTCAAGTGTTCTCTATTTTTTGTTTGGgatgtttttatttgtttatgttgTGGCTTTTTTTGGGGTGGTGGGGGTGGCGGCATATTTACAGTTAACTATGATTTTTATTGACATCACTTTATAGCTTTGTAGTTTATTCTTCAATTCTGATTCTTGCAGGTCATCAACAACTAATTTATCTTATGAAGTTAATGTGATACCAAGATTGAATTTCCCAGCTATTTTATTGGAAAGGATTATTAGGTCAGATCTTCCTGTAAACCTCCGAGCCTTGGCATGTAGAGTTGAAAATAATATCATGGGAAATCAGAAACTTTCCGTTGCAGATAATCACTTGGATAAAACTCCTGGGGCTATTAATGGGTCATCAGTCAAAAAGATAAATGGCACTTTGTCTGAGAGTGATAAATTACTAAGTGAAGATAACAAAGAAGGTCTGGCCAGCTCAATTTCTGGTCCCATTCCCGCATCTTCTGGTGAGGCAAACAGCAAATGGGGTGTATTTGGAAGAGCATGTAGACTTGACAGGCCTTGTGTGGTGGATGAAATTCATCTACGCAGATTTGATGGACTTTTGGTAACTCATCTATGCTAACTTGTTAACTTAGAGGTCGGCTTATTTTGAGTGACCTATTTTCGTAATCAAACTTACCAGTAAATTATTTGCATGTAAAGGAAAATGGAGGTGTTCATCGTGGTGTTGTTGCAAGCATAACAGTTAAGGCTCCTGTTTGTGAAGTATGGAATGTTCTATCTTCCTATGAGAGACTTCCAGAGTAAGTAATGTGTGTTAGAATAGAGATGGAATGATGCCATGAAAGATTTCATAATGTGATGCTTTATTTTCATGGCTTCATGAAAAAATATCATTGCAGAATAGTTCCAAACTTGGCAATCAGTAAGATTTTATCCCGAGATAACAATAAAGTCCGCAT
Coding sequences:
- the LOC112733022 gene encoding uncharacterized protein, whose amino-acid sequence is MIAACRTCCCSTSTTTTTSFGAPTTLSLSRSAAFLSLSFNLLRSKSIAVSSTPSVRCRSHFSNDSGNGGGGGGDTDTEVNCEVHVVSWRERRVKASISIDADIESVWKALTDYEHLADFIPNLVWSGQIPCPFPGRIWLEQRGFQRAMYWHIEARVVLDLQEFFNSTWDRELRFSMVDGDFKKFEGKWSLKCGTRSSTTNLSYEVNVIPRLNFPAILLERIIRSDLPVNLRALACRVENNIMGNQKLSVADNHLDKTPGAINGSSVKKINGTLSESDKLLSEDNKEGLASSISGPIPASSGEANSKWGVFGRACRLDRPCVVDEIHLRRFDGLLENGGVHRGVVASITVKAPVCEVWNVLSSYERLPEIVPNLAISKILSRDNNKVRILQEGCKGLLYMVLHARVVLDLCEYLEQEITFEQVEGDFDSFQGKWIFEQLGNHHTLLKYSVESKMRKDTFLSESIMEEVIYEDLPSNLCAIRDYVENRTASHSLEVCEDITETGQEIVTSASGGDDGCSSADDLSNCNAQSSSRQKPRVPGLQRDIEVLKSELLKFIAEYGQEGFMPMRKQLRLHGRVDIEKAITRMGGFRKIASIMNLSLAYKHRKPKGYWDDLENLKNEISRFQRSWGMDPSFMPSRKSFERAGRFDIARALEKWGGLHEVSRLLSLKVRRKRRRQGNLAKDKKIDPVTATREHDVGSETKTPRQMWLAGLKQIDEDINWVG